From one Pecten maximus chromosome 8, xPecMax1.1, whole genome shotgun sequence genomic stretch:
- the LOC117332295 gene encoding zinc finger protein 862-like, with protein MASDGASVMTGKANGVGARVRADHSPRLLQVHCVAHRLALAARQACRDVPLFDDFQRSLKLIYRYFHNSAVRYNQLRAVEALLQDDNMRCLSLKEPASSRWLSLEAAVTAILDTYPALLVTLDSDAAKGSTAGNAEAKGLLNRIKPVTFVLTTAFLKDVLSCVGKLSKVFQRDHVDVDTVNVMVDATLQKLESIKTDNGRHPQEVYDKLQQRDGYYQDVKIQDRQSMRIQFQTEANKYLDKLCENLRDRFEQDSLGKIQMLNIILNPECLPSSLTAVTAHGKEELQTLVDLYGGEDPLDDGDQLKEDFEQFKCVLKSLRGKSLKDSCVHIVSKYSDVFPDFAILAQILLAAPMTSVACERGFSSQNRLKTKARSCLKHATVTKLIRISEEGPSVTDFDPTVSIRKFVKTKQRRK; from the coding sequence ATGGCCAGTGATGGAGCATCTGTAATGACGGGAAAGGCAAATGGAGTTGGAGCTCGAGTCCGTGCTGATCACAGCCCACGTCTCCTTCAAGTCCACTGTGTTGCTCATAGACTTGCTCTAGCCGCTAGACAGGCCTGCAGAGACGTTCCACTTTTTGATGATTTTCAGAGAAGCCTTAAGTTGATTTATAGATACTTCCACAATTCTGCTGTTCGTTACAACCAGCTCAGAGCAGTGGAGGCCCTTCTTCAGGATGACAACATGCGCTGTCTGTCATTGAAGGAACCTGCCAGTTCCCGTTGGCTCTCTCTTGAGGCTGCAGTGACAGCTATCTTAGATACATATCCAGCTCTACTTGTGACACTGGATAGTGATGCTGCGAAGGGTAGTACTGCTGGAAATGCTGAGGCAAAAGGACTTCTTAATCGCATCAAGCCTGTGACCTTTGTACTCACCACTGCTTTTCTGAAGGATGTCCTGTCATGTGTTGGTAAACTCTCCAAGGTATTCCAGCGTGACCACGTGGATGTAGATACTGTTAATGTGATGGTGGATGCTACCCTTCAGAAACTGGAGTCTATAAAGACTGACAATGGACGACACCCCCAGGAGGTATATGACAAACTTCAGCAGCGTGATGGATATTATCAAGATGTAAAGATTCAGGACCGCCAGTCTATGCGGATTCAATTCCAGACAGAGGCCAACAAATACCTTGACAAGCTGTGTGAAAATCTTCGTGACAGATTTGAGCAGGACTCCTTGGGGAAGATACAGATGCTTAACATCATCCTCAATCCAGAATGCCTGCCATCCTCATTGACTGCAGTAACTGCCCATGGGAAAGAAGAGCTCCAGACTCTTGTTGATTTATATGGAGGGGAAGATCCACTGGATGATGGAGACCAACTGAAAGAGGACTTTGAACAATTCAAATGTGTTTTGAAATCACTCCGTGGGAAGTCTCTGAAAGACAGTTGTGTCCATATTGTTAGTAAATACTCGGATGTATTTCCAGACTTCGCTATCCTCGCACAGATTCTTCTGGCCGCCCCTATGACATCTGTGGCATGTGAACGTGGATTTTCATCGCAAAATAGACTAAAAACAAAAGCCAGGTCTTGTTTGAAACATGCTACTGTGACCAAACTCATTAGAATCTCGGAGGAAGGCCCCAGTGTGACAGACTTTGACCCCACTGTTAGCATCAGGAAGTTTGTGAAAACCAAACAGAGGAGGAAGTGA
- the LOC117333343 gene encoding BTB/POZ domain-containing protein 6-like, translating to MAEFINEQQNWRNGKTLKQCNRYILEQEIGCDIHFIVGPPDNQKRIGAHKCILMARSDVFFAMFEGLMAGPDSLITVPDIDPFTFKKMLLYIYCDDTGIDLSEAFPLLYAAQKYNIQGLVTRCDQRMRAGMSVENVCFVLMNAVLFRAEETKQLCLQYIYLHALNVFSADGFMDLSEECLIEILQHHKVNMQEEKIFEAVEKWGVERIKRQNLEVNARNTRSVLNNILPYIRFPRMDASYFTDKVSLKGILTDSELVTHYRFLTTKRADPPEPPRDRRLVFDRFKGNMSGKGYLRGNADAISFILSDDAKLHEVFVYGSCKNEALYRIKLNIQEDEHKLPEKYFDLRTNGATKTYPLEIVPPVLVKKDVRYSLVMQMTGPASYSGQHGETTIAKDGVTISFMVNEAGLNGTNVKQGQFSSLVFEKV from the exons ATGGCTGAATTTATCAATGAGCAACAAAACTGGAGGAATGGCAAGACACTGAAACAATGTAACCGCTACATCCTGGAACAGGAAATTGGCTGTGATATCCACTTCATTGTCGGACCCCCAGACAACCAAAAACGTATTGGGGCTCACAAATGCATTTTAATGGCTAGAAGCGATGTGTTCTTTGCCATGTTTGAAGGGCTTATGGCAGGGCCAGATAGCTTGATAACAGTTCCAGACATTGATCCATTTACTTTTAAGAAAATGTTACT GTACATTTACTGTGATGATACAGGGATAGATTTGAGTGAAGCTTTTCCCCTTCTATATGCTGCACAGAAGTACAATATCCAGGGCCTTGTTACACGATGCGACCAGCGAATGAGGGCAGGGATGTCGGTGGAGAATGTGTGTTTTGTTCTGATGAATGCAGTTCTATTTCGTGCAGAGGAAACTAAACAGCTgtgtctacagtatatatatcttcaTGCATTGAATGTATTTTCAGCAGATGGATTCATGGACCTCTCAGAAGAATGTCTGATCGAAATACTTCAGCACCACAAAGTCAATATGCAAGAAGAAAAGATATTTGAGGCAGTTGAAAAATGGGGCGTAGAAAGAATCAAGAGACAGAATTTAGAGGTCAATGCAAGAAACACTCGCAGTGTCCTGAACAATATTCTACCGTATATTCGCTTTCCAAGGATGGATGCCTCTTATTTCACAGATAAGGTCTCTCTTAAAGGTATACTAACTGATTCAGAACTTGTGACACATTATCGATTTTTAACCACCAAAAGAGCTGACCCACCAGAACCTCCAAGAGACCGGAGACTCGTATTTGACAGATTTAAAGGCAACATGAGTGGTAAAGGATATTTGCGTGGAAATGCTGATGCCATTTCCTTCATTCTCTCTGATGATGCTAAGCTACATGAGGTTTTTGTTTATGGGAGCTGTAAGAATGAAGCTCTGTATAGAATAAAACTTAACATTCAAGAAGATGAGCATAAGCTACCAGAAAAATATTTTGACTTAAGGACTAATGGCGCTACCAAAACCTATCCACTAGAGATTGTGCCTCCTGTGTTAGTGAAGAAAGATGTCCGCTATTCACTCGTGATGCAAATGACAGGCCCAGCCAGCTATAGCGGACAACATGGGGAAACAACAATTGCCAAGGACGGTGTGACCATTTCTTTCATGGTCAATGAAGCAGGACTGAATGGCACAAATGTCAAACAAGGGCAATTCAGTAGCCTTGTCTTTGAAAAAGTGTAG
- the LOC117333341 gene encoding BTB/POZ domain-containing protein 6-like, with protein sequence MAAGGDGPQDWRDGKTLVQCNRYILEQEIGCDVHFIVGPPDNQRRIGAHKSLLMARSDVFFAMFEGSMAELNSMITIPDIDPIVFKLMLQFIYCDDAKVDLMDSFPMLYAAQKYNLKSLAQKRIERIKSMISTNRVCWVLMHACIWVQDEVKELCLEHIILHSYAVFGTRGFLELTEASLIEILKLHRINMEEKDIFEAVIKWANQKCRTDSIEASGENMRRILVNILPYIRFARMEQSYFSDKVSHMEILTQDQILENFRFLTSKKADHPDQPRDRRIVFERFSGVKSGKGYFRGNADAISFMLSNNVRLHELLIYGSCQFQASYKIALKILEDGEHQLCQKSIELETDGYTKTYPLEIDPPLMMKREICYTLLMAMEGPVSYYGDRGVVQKQQEGMTITFMPNEKGLNGTNIKQGQFSGFVFKEVK encoded by the exons ATGGCAGCTGGAGGAGATGGACCTCAGGACTGGAGAGATGGTAAAACCCTGGTTCAATGTAACCGCTACATCCTGGAACAGGAAATCGGCTGTGATGTCCACTTTATTGTCGGACCACCAGACAACCAACGACGAATTGGGGCCCATAAATCACTATTAATGGCCAGAAGTGATGTGTTCTTTGCCATGTTTGAGGGATCTATGGCGGAACTAAATAGCATGATAACAATTCCTGATATTGACCCTATTGTCTTCAAGTTGATGTTACA GTTTATTTACTGTGATGATGCCAAAGTGGACTTGATGGACAGCTTTCCTATGCTGTACGCAGCTCAAAAGTATAACTTAAAAAGTCTTGCTCAAAAACGCATCGAGCGAATAAAAAGCATGATTTCAACTAACAGGGTATGCTGGGTTTTAATGCATGCATGTATCTGGGTTCAAGATGAGGTCAAAGAACTGTGCTTGGAGCATATCATTCTTCACTCCTATGCTGTGTTTGGTACAAGAGGATTCTTGGAACTGACCGAGGCCAGCCTGATAGAGATTTTGAAACTCCACAGAATCAATATGGAAGAAAAAGACATATTTGAAGCTGTTATTAAGTGGGCAAATCAAAAATGTAGAACTGATTCGATAGAAGCTAGCGGTGAAAATATGCGCCGTATCCTGGTCAATATTTTGCCATATATTCGATTTGCAAGAATGGAACAATCATATTTTTCAGACAAAGTCTCTCACATGGAGATATTGACACAAGATCAAATTCTGGAAAATTTCCGATTCTTAACTTCAAAGAAGGCTGACCATCCAGATCAACCAAGAGATAGAAGAATCGTTTTTGAAAGATTTTCTGGGGTGAAGAGTGGCAAAGGTTATTTTCGTGGAAATGCTGATGCCATCTCATTCATGCTATCCAATAATGTCAGGTTGCATGAATTGCTGATCTATGGGAGCTGCCAGTTTCAAGCTTCATATAAAATAGCATTGAAGATATTAGAAGATGGTGAACATCAGTTGTGTCAAAAAAGCATTGAACTTGAAACAGATGGCTACACCAAGACTTACCCACTGGAGATTGATCCTCCATTGATGATGAAAAGAGAAATTTGTTACACTCTGTTGATGGCGATGGAAGGCCCAGTCAGTTACTATGGTGATAGAGGTGTCGTTCAAAAACAACAGGAGGGAATGACCATTACCTTCATGCCAAATGAAAAAGGACTGAATGGCACAAACATCAAACAAGGACAGTTCAGTGGCTTTGTATTCAAGGAAgtgaaatga
- the LOC117333344 gene encoding uncharacterized protein LOC117333344 yields the protein MAFLLFITYLTLYLQLSFGFLFQDSADLDFRNGTLIGTVQDSRVVKVSGCAASRKHPGILYIHNDHHHAGSTVFAIDATTAQVVGSITLTNAVNADWEDIAVGPCPFRAGLTCIFIGDIGTDKGHPAADNVYLIAEPDSVKGNHNITYEKILQYSSDELGSDTLMVDSNGELYMIAIQRGGNGGYYHIPKSAWNTNNRVSYNSKWSHGFEHRSRKRSGGR from the exons ATGGCGTTTCTTCTTTTTATAACATATCTAACTTTATATTTGCAATTATCATTTGGATTTCTTTTTCAAGATTCTGCAG ACCTGGACTTTCGGAATGGAACGTTGATTGGCACGGTTCAAGACAGCAGAGTTGTAAAAGTTTCAGGATGTGCAGCTAGTCGCAAACATCCGGGTATCTTGTACATCCACAACGACCATCATCACGCAGGCTCCACCGTATTTGCAATAGACGCAACGACAGCTCAAGTGGTCGGGAGTATTACTTTGACTAATGCCGTGAATGCTGATTGGGAAGACATAGCTGTCGGTCCTTGTCCGTTCCGAGCGggattaacatgtatatttataggtGACATCGGCACGGACAAAGGACACCCGGCAGCGGATAATGTGTATTTGATTGCAGAGCCAGATTCGGTTAAAGGAAACCACAATATAACGTACGAGAAGATACTACAATACAG TTCCGACGAGCTAGGTTCTGACACTCTCATGGTGGACTCTAATGGCGAGCTTTACATGATAGCAATACAAAGAGGGGGTAATGGCGGATATTACCACATTCCTAAAAGCGCTTGGAATACAAACAACAGAGTTTCCTATAACAGCAAGTGGTCACATGGATTTGAACACAGGTCACGAAAAAGATCCGGTGGCCGGTGA